In Pseudomonas rhizosphaerae, one DNA window encodes the following:
- a CDS encoding 1-acyl-sn-glycerol-3-phosphate acyltransferase yields the protein MMGEFDAIRPYDDAEVPAVLARLLSDPAFLDILTHFRFPRQAKTFGWLLKPLIARRLRREFKDVTNVATLQDKVEFYVDHTIDRATDGVTYTGVEQFKSGSAYLFLANHRDIVMDPAFVNYAVYHAGLPTPRIAIGDNLLQKPFVSDLMRLNKSFIVHRSLVGRREKLASYQLLSAYINHSIRHDCASIWIAQAEGRAKDGDDRTDSAILKMFHMSRKDEPFGETIKALNLTPVSISYEYDPCDQAKARELYIRATKGAYNKAPGEDDVSIAQGITGYKGRVHINFAPPITELFEDTKQLAIEIDRQILGGYRLFPVHYLAYAQWADADPELQVPAAADVFPAAELEKARAEWLRRLRECPVEQRPFLVLQYATPVRNQYRVKAGLSL from the coding sequence ATGATGGGCGAATTCGATGCCATCCGACCGTACGACGACGCCGAAGTACCTGCCGTTCTGGCACGGTTGCTCAGCGACCCGGCATTCCTGGATATCCTCACCCACTTCCGCTTCCCGCGTCAGGCCAAGACCTTTGGCTGGCTGCTCAAGCCACTGATCGCGCGGCGTCTGCGTCGCGAGTTCAAGGATGTCACCAACGTGGCGACCTTGCAGGACAAGGTCGAGTTCTACGTCGACCACACCATCGACCGCGCCACGGACGGTGTGACCTACACCGGCGTCGAGCAGTTCAAGTCCGGCAGCGCGTATCTGTTCCTGGCCAACCATCGCGATATCGTCATGGACCCCGCGTTCGTCAACTACGCGGTGTATCACGCCGGGCTGCCGACGCCGCGCATCGCCATTGGCGACAACCTGCTGCAGAAACCTTTCGTCAGCGACCTGATGCGCCTGAACAAAAGCTTCATCGTCCATCGCTCACTGGTTGGGCGCCGCGAAAAGCTGGCGTCCTATCAGCTGCTTTCCGCCTACATCAACCACTCGATCCGCCACGACTGCGCCTCGATCTGGATTGCCCAGGCCGAAGGTCGCGCCAAGGACGGGGATGACCGTACCGATTCGGCGATCCTCAAGATGTTCCACATGAGCCGCAAGGACGAGCCCTTCGGTGAAACGATCAAGGCGCTGAACCTGACACCGGTGTCGATCAGCTACGAATACGACCCCTGCGACCAGGCCAAGGCACGCGAGTTGTACATCCGCGCCACCAAGGGTGCCTACAACAAGGCGCCCGGCGAAGACGACGTGAGCATTGCCCAGGGCATCACCGGCTACAAGGGCCGCGTGCACATCAACTTTGCCCCGCCCATCACCGAGCTGTTCGAAGACACCAAGCAGCTGGCCATCGAAATCGACCGGCAGATCCTGGGCGGCTATCGCCTGTTTCCGGTGCACTACCTGGCCTACGCGCAATGGGCAGACGCCGATCCCGAGCTGCAGGTGCCTGCGGCCGCCGACGTGTTTCCTGCCGCCGAGCTGGAAAAAGCCCGTGCCGAATGGCTGCGACGGCTGCGTGAATGCCCAGTGGAGCAGCGGCCGTTCCTGGTCCTGCAATATGCCACTCCGGTGCGCAACCAGTACCGAGTCAAGGCGGGGCTGTCGCTCTAG
- a CDS encoding CPXCG motif-containing cysteine-rich protein yields MLETHEYDCPYCGEPVEAVLDLSAGDQDYIEDCPVCCRPIVFALQTDGEDWSVDVRSENE; encoded by the coding sequence ATGCTGGAAACCCATGAGTACGATTGCCCCTATTGCGGCGAGCCCGTCGAGGCGGTGCTCGACCTGTCCGCTGGCGATCAGGACTATATAGAAGACTGTCCGGTGTGCTGTCGGCCCATCGTGTTCGCCTTGCAAACCGATGGCGAAGACTGGTCGGTGGACGTGCGCAGCGAGAACGAGTGA
- a CDS encoding putative signal transducing protein gives MQRIYEPASLLEAQMLLGMLENEGVGAHLTGRDLVGGMGDLPAMGLLGLLVADEQADYARQLIGEYNAALPVSGDEPDSFPGVLLC, from the coding sequence ATGCAGCGCATCTACGAACCTGCCAGCCTGCTCGAGGCGCAGATGCTCCTGGGCATGTTGGAGAACGAAGGAGTGGGTGCCCACCTGACGGGCCGGGATCTGGTCGGCGGCATGGGCGACCTGCCCGCCATGGGCCTGCTGGGCCTGTTGGTGGCCGACGAGCAGGCCGATTACGCACGGCAGCTGATCGGTGAGTACAATGCCGCGCTGCCAGTGTCGGGCGACGAGCCCGACAGTTTTCCCGGGGTTCTGCTGTGCTAG